The nucleotide sequence CCGACGCCGCCGGCCCGCTTGACCTCTGCGGACTTGGCGACGCGATCGACGACGCCGCGGTCGCACTCGACGATCTTGCCGGCGACGAGCGTCGGGTCGAGCGTGCCGGGCGTGCATCGTGCGGCGTCCGTGGCGGCAGCGGCCGCCAGCTTGACCGAGGTCGCGGTGACGAACGGCTGCGGCCCGACCGACTTGACGACGGTGGTGCTGACGCCCGCATACCTGCTGCCGTTGCCCAGGACGACGGTGCCCTCGTACGGCTTGAGCGTGCTCGCCGCGACGGTGGTCACCCACGGAGAGGTGTTGTCCATCGTCGACGCGCCCGGACCGCTGTTGCCGGCGGAGGCGGAGACGAAGATCCCGGCCGAGGCGGCCGAGAGGAACGCCAGTTGGATCGGGTCGACGGGGAGGGACTCCGAGGAGCTGCCGACCGAGTAGTTGATGACGTCCACCCCGTCGGCGACCGCCTGATCGATGGCCGCCACGATGTCGGAGGTGGTGCCGCCGCTCTGGGAGGCGATGCTGCTGGTCCAGAGCGCCTTGTAGACGGCGATGGAGGCAGCGGGGGCGACACCGGAGATCTTGCCGAAGTCGACGTTGTCGATGCTGGCCTGGACACCGTTGTCGCCGGCGGCGGTGGAGGCGGTGTGGGTGCCGTGACCCTCGCCGTCGAGCGGCGAGATGAAGTCCTGCAGGTTGGACCCGGCCGAGGCGATGAAGGAGTCACCGAAGTAGCGGGCGCTGATCAGCTTGGTGTTGCAGTCGCTCGCGGTGAAACCGTCGCCGGTCTCGCAGACGCCGGTGAAGGTGCCGCCGTTGACCTTCTGCATGACGACCTGCGAGCCGCTCCTGTAGGCGAGATACGGATCCGTCGCGGAGGGGGAGTTGCCGAGCTTCCGGCCCGCGAACGATGCGGACTGCGGGTAGATCCCGGTGTCGATGACGCCGACGACCACGCCCTTGCCTGCGGTCTTGGCGCCACCGAGGCCGGCCCAGACACCGCTGGTTCCGGCCAGCTTGAGGAAGTCGTAGTCGACCTTGTCGTCGGTCGTGTGGCGGAGCGTGTCCTTGGCGACGGCGAGCACCCCTGGGGTGCGTGCCAGCCTGGTGGCCTGCGCGGAGGTCAGGGTGGCACTGAATCCGTTCAGCGAGACGGTGTACTTCTGCTTCTGGCTGGCCCCGACCGAGGAGGCGATCTTGTTCTGGTCGGCCGTCAGGACGGACGCGTACCGTCGCGCCGCGGCACTGGTGACCTCGACCTTCCTGCCCGACTTCGGCTTCGTGGCCGGGATGTTGTCGGTACCGCCCGCGTAGGACGCCACCGGTGCCTTGGCCAGTACGACGACGTACTTGCCCGCGGAGTAGGTGGCCGTGGGGACGGACCCGTCCGGGCCGAGCGGCACCGGGGTGCCCTGCACGGCAGACGAGGACGCCACACCCTGGGCCGCCGGACCGGAAGCGGGTTGCGCTCCGGCAGGCAGGACGGATGCGGCGACGAGAGCGCCGACGGCGAGTGTGACGACGATCGGTCGTCTCGCCTTCGTCAGCGAGTTGAACATGTGACCTCCAGGCCGGGGAACACGGATGACACCCGATCGGGTGCCCTGGGGAGAGTGGAGCCGGAGTCCCGGAGATCGCTGGCTGACGAGTCCGGGTCGGAGCGTGGGTCCGCCGCAGAGTTGCCCCACGGAGTTGTCCCCGCGGAGCCGCCCCGTCCGGCCCCCTGGATCTGCACCGTCGGAACGGCCCGGAGGCCGGTCAGTTCGACGAGATCTGACCAGAGACCTCGCCACCGGACCCCGCCGCCAGAACTCGCCGGGAGGTCTGGCTGTGCGACACCTGTGGTGGACCCAGGGCCATCCTCACCCGGCCCGGCAGCCTTGGCAACCACCCGGGTCGTTATCCGGGCGAAATGGCATCGGGTAATCCTCGGGTAATACTCGTAAAACGCGAGAGGTAGCGACGGTAATCACCCGATCGGTGCACGAAATGGTGCACGCGATGCTCGATTCTCGGCGATTCGCTGGCGCAGGTTGGGCTGATCGGTCAGAATGAGTTCATCGAAGAGCTAATCCGGATTCGGGTGCGATGACGGTCCATCCAGCCCAGAATGTGCCATTTCTGCTGAGCGTCAGGAGGTTTCGATGGGTGAATCGGACAAACCGGAGACCCGGCGTGTCGGCGCCATTCCCCCCTCGGTGCTCGCCCGGCTGACCGTCACGGAAGAGCCGCCGAAGCCTCAGACGCTGCTGGGCGTCGTGCGGGAGGGGGTGGAGCGGGGTGCGGTCGTCCTGCTGGATGATCGCGGAGGACTGCTCGCCCAGTTGATGGGCGGTGATCCCGCGGTGCTCGCCGATGGTTCGCGTGTCGAAGTCGCCGGGGTCTTCCGGCGTGACCTGTCGACGACCGCGCAGCAGGGACCGCCGTTCCAGGTGTGGTCTGCGAAAGCAGCGGCCGACGGGGACGGCTGATATCCGCTGGCCCACCGGGCCGCGGGCTGAAAGGGTGTGCGGGGAGAGCAACCGGGATGGCCCGGCCGGGTCTCCCCTGGCCGAGGAGGGGCTGCGCGGATGCAGGGTGGGGAACCGGCCATCGAGCTGGATGCACTGATCAAGAGTTTCCAGGTACCGGAGCGGGAGGCCGGACTGGGCGCTGCGCTGAAGAGTCTGGTGCACCGTCGGACGAAGACGGTCACTGCCGTCGGCGGGATCAGCCTGACGATCGATCCCGGCGAGGTGATCGGCTTTCTCGGGCCGAACGGAGCGGGCAAGACGACCACGCTGAAGGTGTTGTCCGGCCTGCTGTTCCCGACCTCGGGGCGGGTGCGGGTGCTCGGTTACGAGCCGCAGCGCCGGCAGCGGGAGTTCCTCCGCAAGATCGCGCTGGTGATGGGCAACCGCAACCAGCTCCAGTGGGACATCCCGGCCTCGGACTCCTTCGAGCTGAACCGCGCCGTCTACCAGATTCCTCCCGGGCAGTTCCGCCGGACCCGCGAAGAGTTGGTCGAACTGCTGGACGTCGGCGACCTGGTGCGCAAGCCGGTCCGGACCCTGTCGCTCGGCGAGCGGATGAAGGTGGAGATCGTGGGGTCCCTGCTGCATCTGCCGAGCGTGCTGTTCCTGGACGAGCCGACGATCGGGCTCGACGTCGTCATGCAGAAGCGGATCAGGTCGTTCATCGCAAACTACAACGTGCGATACGGCGCGACGGTGGTGCTGACCAGCCACTACATGGCCGACGTCCAGGCGCTGGCCCGCCGGGTGGTGGTGATCCACCACGGTCGGCTGCTCTTCGACGGGCAACTCGCGCAGCTGGCGGAGGACTTCGCCTCCTACAAGACGATCGAGGTCACCCTGGAGAGCGCCTGCGACCTCTCCCGCTACGGCGAGGTGGTCGGGCAGGATGCCGAGAAGGTGACCCTGCGGGTGGCCAAGGCCGACACCGCCGCGGTGACGGCGGCCCTGCTGGCCGATCATGCGGTGCTGGACCTGACGGTCGAGGATCCGCCGATCGACGACGTCATCGAGATGGTCTTCGCCCAGCAGCCCGATGTCGACCAGGCGCCGGACCCGGCCCCGCGGTGAGCGTGCCGCCACCCCTGGAGGGGCTGACCAGGGAGCCCGGTCGGGTGCGTTCGATGGCCGACTTCTACCTGACGACGATGAAGTCCGCTCTCATCACCGAGTTCCAGTACCGGATGGGCAACTACCTCTACATGATCGGGATGATCGCGGAACCCGTGATCTACCTGGTGATCTGGACGACGGTGGCGCGTCAGGCCGGCGGTTCGGTGGCCGGGCTGAGCGTCGGCAACCTGGCCGCCTACTACATCGTCTGGACGCTGGTCCGGAACATGAACATCGTCTTCACCCCGTACGGCTGGGAACGGCGGATCAGGTCCGGCGAGATGTCCGGGGCCCTGCTGCGGCCGATCCATCCGATCCATCACGACATCGCCTACTTCGCCGGCTGGAAATTCGTGGTGATCCTGTTCTGGATCCCGATCGCCCTGGTCCTGTCGCTCGTCTTCAGGCCCACCCTGGATCCTGACGTCGCCCAGATCGTGGTGTTCGTCATCGCCATCTGGGCGGCGTTCCTGATCAGGACGCTGTTCTTGTGGGTGTTGGGAATGGTGTCGTTCTGGACCACCAGGGTCGGTGCGCTCTACCAGCTGTACTTCGCCGTGGAACTCCTGCTGTCCGGCCGGTTGGTGCCGCTGCAGATCATGCCGGGGTGGGTGCGCGCGCTGGCCCACTTCCTGCCGTTCGCCTCGACGTTCGGCTTCCCGATCCAGGCACTGACCGGCCCGA is from Nakamurella sp. PAMC28650 and encodes:
- a CDS encoding S8 family peptidase, translated to MFNSLTKARRPIVVTLAVGALVAASVLPAGAQPASGPAAQGVASSSAVQGTPVPLGPDGSVPTATYSAGKYVVVLAKAPVASYAGGTDNIPATKPKSGRKVEVTSAAARRYASVLTADQNKIASSVGASQKQKYTVSLNGFSATLTSAQATRLARTPGVLAVAKDTLRHTTDDKVDYDFLKLAGTSGVWAGLGGAKTAGKGVVVGVIDTGIYPQSASFAGRKLGNSPSATDPYLAYRSGSQVVMQKVNGGTFTGVCETGDGFTASDCNTKLISARYFGDSFIASAGSNLQDFISPLDGEGHGTHTASTAAGDNGVQASIDNVDFGKISGVAPAASIAVYKALWTSSIASQSGGTTSDIVAAIDQAVADGVDVINYSVGSSSESLPVDPIQLAFLSAASAGIFVSASAGNSGPGASTMDNTSPWVTTVAASTLKPYEGTVVLGNGSRYAGVSTTVVKSVGPQPFVTATSVKLAAAAATDAARCTPGTLDPTLVAGKIVECDRGVVDRVAKSAEVKRAGGVGMVLVNLAPSDTDADLHTVPTVHLDSDVGLLAKAYAATAGATATLVPGNTSPVTTPYPQVAGFSSRGPSLSSNGDILKPDIAAPGVGILASISPTLDGGRNFDFLSGTSMAAPHIAGLAALYVQKHPTWSPMEIKSALMTTAVDTKNADGSTNTDPFAQGAGEVHPSAMFNPALVYDAGAQDWLSYLEGLGYDTGTGVPAVAASEYNQASIASGALVSTLTVTRKVTAVKAGLYSAKASVPGFKVTVTPSILSMNAVGQVKSFKVTMTRTTAPVGRYATGFLTWSGANTSVRSPIALEPVALHSFADTVDITGTAGSVSWKVRSGINGAFPITGYGLTAGHQAASSVTATTTRQFPVTVAAGTKFARFATKVASDNGLQDIDLTVYSISGGIATPVGTSATSLSDETVDLKAPAAGSYLAVVSGYQDAAGTTSTPFSFRDFEVGANPNVGTFTVTPANASTTGGQTLPVKATATGLDAGTAYLGWVQYVDGSGTVVQGNPTK
- a CDS encoding ATP-binding cassette domain-containing protein — protein: MQGGEPAIELDALIKSFQVPEREAGLGAALKSLVHRRTKTVTAVGGISLTIDPGEVIGFLGPNGAGKTTTLKVLSGLLFPTSGRVRVLGYEPQRRQREFLRKIALVMGNRNQLQWDIPASDSFELNRAVYQIPPGQFRRTREELVELLDVGDLVRKPVRTLSLGERMKVEIVGSLLHLPSVLFLDEPTIGLDVVMQKRIRSFIANYNVRYGATVVLTSHYMADVQALARRVVVIHHGRLLFDGQLAQLAEDFASYKTIEVTLESACDLSRYGEVVGQDAEKVTLRVAKADTAAVTAALLADHAVLDLTVEDPPIDDVIEMVFAQQPDVDQAPDPAPR
- a CDS encoding ABC-2 family transporter protein, translating into MSVPPPLEGLTREPGRVRSMADFYLTTMKSALITEFQYRMGNYLYMIGMIAEPVIYLVIWTTVARQAGGSVAGLSVGNLAAYYIVWTLVRNMNIVFTPYGWERRIRSGEMSGALLRPIHPIHHDIAYFAGWKFVVILFWIPIALVLSLVFRPTLDPDVAQIVVFVIAIWAAFLIRTLFLWVLGMVSFWTTRVGALYQLYFAVELLLSGRLVPLQIMPGWVRALAHFLPFASTFGFPIQALTGPISTAALWSGLAEQFGWIGIGSLLVAVVWKRAVRRYTAVGN